In Sulfitobacter sp. M39, the following proteins share a genomic window:
- a CDS encoding DUF1828 domain-containing protein has protein sequence MNVQKTICTAFCEGLSIREIPLGYAIKTPFSWLHGEPLVVFAEKGDGLFRMRDGGDTLALLEDVAGDLTTETKMDAMRQLAIEHGINFDEDNSLFLSNWSEEAHLGDAAVRFMSFLNRIQDLALLSRERVTNAFREELTEAIKERFGSRFHVGEREALSHEHKEYTADIIIRDANIQAAIYAATSEVNVLEALLTEQVFRNDPQLKTVPVVVFEDFMHSKVKPRTRRRALNSSGIEIADWAGGADDVLTKIGKLMSA, from the coding sequence ATGAACGTACAGAAGACCATCTGTACAGCCTTCTGTGAGGGCCTCTCTATCCGAGAGATACCTTTGGGCTATGCGATCAAGACACCCTTCAGCTGGCTACATGGTGAGCCGTTAGTGGTGTTTGCTGAGAAGGGGGACGGTTTGTTTAGGATGCGTGATGGTGGTGACACTCTCGCTCTACTTGAGGATGTTGCTGGAGACCTAACTACCGAAACCAAGATGGACGCTATGAGGCAGCTAGCCATTGAGCACGGCATTAATTTTGATGAGGATAATTCACTGTTCCTGAGCAACTGGTCTGAGGAAGCACATCTAGGAGATGCTGCCGTAAGGTTCATGTCTTTCCTAAACCGTATCCAAGACCTCGCTCTCCTCTCACGTGAAAGGGTAACCAACGCGTTCCGAGAGGAGCTGACAGAAGCAATAAAAGAACGTTTTGGCTCCCGCTTTCATGTAGGTGAACGAGAAGCGTTATCGCATGAACATAAAGAATATACTGCCGACATCATCATCCGCGATGCTAACATTCAAGCTGCCATCTACGCAGCGACGAGCGAGGTTAATGTTCTTGAGGCACTACTGACCGAGCAGGTGTTCAGAAACGATCCTCAGCTCAAAACGGTACCTGTGGTTGTCTTCGAAGACTTCATGCACAGCAAGGTCAAGCCTAGGACCCGCCGTAGAGCGCTTAACAGCTCTGGTATCGAGATTGCCGACTGGGCCGGTGGTGCAGATGATGTCTTAACGAAGATCGGCAAGCTTATGAGCGCGTAG
- a CDS encoding recombinase family protein → MVQDTRPLAFSYVRFSSAAQAKGASLARQTDAAQKWADENGYLLSATTFRDLGVSAFKGDNTSVGRLAAFLDAVESGAIPRGAVLLVENLDRISRDKYRKGRNILEGIIEAGVDVVTLSNNKRYTLQDLDDNAMTGIEIILTFVRAHEESLTKSKRVKDGWRRNLEKVKDGKRKRTRAVPSWLRLVGTMDDGTFEQIPDKVELVQELYGRFADGEPVWSIAKVFRDRGTLTLRGKTFASSNIYRIVRSKAPFGILELGRGTKNDRTVIDQVEGYFPRIVDEDTQRRVTFRLNNMANRSSAEAKALTSPKRRTHGILTGVIWSTHKAGGNRSVCRKGSDGTYAYVDNITRKWVAKREVIERPFLEGWNEIVAAYDTDTSPEIEAAEALLLSAQTALEYAHKTGSHRLVLAAEADVEEAQRLLRDSREGQAMALQEIPDDISSLEPWQANQVVRRVVERVDVVRGDKLRDRITGEDGRRGKKVMLSVKLRNGLSLVLGDAELLFQNC, encoded by the coding sequence ATGGTACAAGACACTCGCCCACTAGCGTTTTCGTATGTGAGATTTAGCAGCGCTGCGCAGGCAAAGGGCGCTAGCCTCGCAAGGCAAACTGATGCGGCCCAGAAGTGGGCCGACGAGAATGGCTACCTGCTATCTGCCACAACGTTTAGGGACTTGGGCGTAAGCGCTTTCAAGGGTGACAATACCTCTGTGGGTAGATTGGCAGCGTTTCTTGACGCTGTTGAGAGCGGTGCCATACCGCGAGGCGCAGTTCTCCTCGTAGAGAACCTAGATAGGATCAGTCGCGACAAATACCGGAAAGGCAGGAACATTCTTGAAGGCATCATCGAAGCTGGAGTTGATGTTGTAACGCTCTCGAACAACAAGCGGTATACTCTGCAAGACCTCGACGACAACGCTATGACCGGCATCGAGATCATCCTTACCTTCGTTCGTGCCCATGAGGAGAGCTTAACGAAATCAAAGCGCGTGAAGGATGGATGGCGACGGAACCTAGAGAAGGTCAAGGATGGCAAACGCAAGCGAACAAGAGCTGTCCCCTCTTGGCTACGCCTCGTCGGGACCATGGACGACGGAACGTTCGAACAAATACCAGATAAGGTTGAGTTGGTTCAGGAGTTGTATGGCAGGTTCGCTGATGGCGAACCCGTCTGGAGTATAGCGAAGGTGTTCAGGGATCGAGGAACCCTAACGCTTAGAGGCAAAACTTTTGCGAGCTCGAATATTTACCGGATTGTTCGGTCAAAGGCCCCATTCGGTATCCTTGAACTGGGCAGAGGGACTAAGAACGACCGCACGGTCATTGATCAGGTCGAGGGGTACTTCCCCAGAATTGTTGACGAAGACACCCAACGAAGAGTGACCTTCCGCCTTAATAACATGGCCAACCGTAGCTCCGCCGAAGCGAAGGCCCTCACCTCCCCAAAGAGGAGGACACATGGCATTCTGACAGGCGTCATATGGTCCACACACAAAGCGGGGGGCAACCGTTCAGTATGCAGGAAAGGTAGCGATGGCACATATGCTTACGTAGATAATATAACTCGGAAGTGGGTCGCCAAGCGGGAGGTTATCGAACGCCCGTTCCTTGAAGGCTGGAACGAGATAGTTGCTGCATACGATACAGACACCTCTCCTGAGATCGAGGCGGCAGAGGCGCTTCTATTGAGCGCTCAGACAGCGTTAGAGTACGCTCATAAAACTGGCTCGCATAGACTTGTTCTAGCTGCTGAGGCTGACGTGGAGGAGGCCCAGCGCTTGCTACGGGACAGCCGCGAGGGGCAAGCTATGGCATTGCAAGAGATACCGGATGACATCTCGTCCTTGGAGCCATGGCAGGCCAACCAAGTGGTACGTAGGGTCGTGGAGCGGGTCGACGTTGTACGAGGTGACAAGCTAAGGGACCGTATTACCGGCGAAGATGGTCGACGCGGTAAAAAAGTCATGCTCTCTGTGAAGTTACGCAACGGTCTTAGTCTTGTTCTCGGGGATGCTGAGCTTCTTTTCCAGAACTGTTAA
- a CDS encoding DUF1194 domain-containing protein: MIRAGVATLVGATLWASAGLAECRQALALGLDVSGSVDAREYRLQLDGVAGALDDPAVRAAILSAPEAPVSLLVYEWSGPTDQRVIAPWRSITDAAALQELIDGLRQVERAAASPGTALGVAVAAGAAYLAQRPACLKHTLDISGDGISNLGPRPRDVKRQLAGRNLTVNALVVEAAEEDSTLTGYFLAEVITGPGAFALPAAGFDAYQSAMTTKLLRELAVLSLAQLADAAPPAARGQ, from the coding sequence ATGATCCGCGCCGGGGTTGCGACCCTTGTCGGCGCGACGCTTTGGGCGTCGGCTGGCCTGGCGGAGTGTCGGCAGGCCTTGGCCTTGGGGCTGGATGTGTCGGGGTCCGTCGATGCGCGGGAGTACCGCTTGCAATTGGACGGGGTTGCCGGGGCCTTGGACGATCCGGCGGTGCGCGCGGCGATCCTGTCGGCACCAGAGGCACCGGTGTCCCTGTTGGTCTATGAATGGAGCGGCCCGACAGACCAGCGCGTTATTGCCCCGTGGCGGTCGATCACTGATGCCGCCGCCCTGCAAGAGCTGATCGACGGGCTGCGACAGGTAGAGCGCGCGGCGGCGTCGCCCGGCACCGCGCTTGGCGTGGCGGTGGCAGCGGGGGCGGCCTATCTGGCGCAGCGGCCCGCATGTTTGAAACACACGCTTGATATCTCGGGCGACGGGATATCCAACCTTGGGCCCCGCCCCCGTGACGTGAAACGACAGCTTGCTGGGCGTAATCTGACGGTGAACGCGCTGGTGGTCGAAGCGGCGGAGGAGGACAGCACGCTGACGGGGTATTTCTTGGCAGAGGTGATCACCGGCCCCGGTGCCTTTGCCCTGCCCGCCGCGGGGTTTGATGCCTATCAATCCGCCATGACCACCAAGCTGCTGCGCGAGCTGGCGGTGCTGTCGCTGGCGCAACTGGCTGACGCAGCCCCGCCCGCCGCGCGCGGTCAGTAG
- a CDS encoding DUF1194 domain-containing protein yields the protein MIRATFLATALGVAPAALAAAECRLALLLAMDVSSSIDAVEDRLQRGGTAAALLSDPVRRAFFASDLPVALAVYEWSGRYNQQIVLDWQMINSPDDLTRAAGVVAGSQRSHNDFPTAMGYALGFGAAVMARAPRCLYKTIDLAGDGQNNEGFGPQLAYRSFDFDDVTVNGLVVNAADFEAETGLIAFYKREVLHGPGAFLVIANGFEDFERAMRIKLERELTPPAIGSLPVAEDAG from the coding sequence ATGATCCGGGCGACCTTCCTTGCCACAGCGCTGGGCGTCGCGCCCGCGGCCCTTGCGGCGGCGGAGTGTCGGCTGGCGCTGCTGCTGGCGATGGATGTGTCCAGTTCGATTGATGCGGTCGAGGACCGTTTGCAGCGTGGCGGCACCGCCGCCGCGTTGCTGTCAGACCCGGTACGGCGGGCGTTTTTCGCCAGCGACCTGCCGGTCGCGCTGGCCGTCTATGAATGGTCGGGGCGCTATAACCAACAGATCGTGCTCGATTGGCAGATGATCAATTCCCCTGATGATCTGACGCGCGCGGCGGGCGTGGTGGCGGGTAGCCAGCGCAGTCACAATGATTTCCCCACGGCTATGGGCTATGCACTTGGGTTTGGTGCGGCGGTCATGGCGCGGGCACCGCGTTGTTTATACAAGACAATTGATCTGGCGGGGGACGGTCAGAATAACGAAGGTTTCGGCCCGCAGCTGGCCTATCGGTCGTTTGATTTTGACGATGTGACGGTCAACGGGCTGGTGGTGAATGCCGCCGATTTCGAGGCCGAGACGGGGCTGATCGCCTTTTACAAACGCGAAGTCTTGCACGGCCCCGGCGCGTTTCTGGTGATCGCCAACGGGTTCGAGGATTTTGAACGCGCCATGCGGATCAAGCTGGAACGCGAGCTGACACCCCCTGCGATTGGCAGCCTGCCCGTGGCCGAGGACGCGGGATGA
- a CDS encoding VOC family protein: MPIKYLHTMVRVKDLEKSQAFYELLGLKERRRIDNEDGRFSLIFMCPPGQDDGHADVELTYNWDGDDALPDDSRHFGHLAYTVENIYETCKMLQENGITINRPPRDGYMAFIRSPDNVSVELLQEGDRLEPQEPWASMENTGHW, encoded by the coding sequence ATGCCGATCAAATATTTGCACACGATGGTGCGCGTTAAGGATCTGGAGAAATCGCAGGCCTTCTACGAGCTGCTGGGCCTGAAAGAGCGCCGCCGGATCGACAATGAGGATGGGCGGTTTTCGCTGATCTTCATGTGCCCTCCCGGGCAGGACGACGGCCATGCGGATGTGGAGCTGACCTATAACTGGGACGGCGATGATGCGCTGCCCGATGACAGCCGTCATTTCGGGCACCTTGCCTATACCGTTGAAAACATTTATGAAACCTGCAAGATGCTGCAAGAGAACGGGATCACGATCAACCGTCCTCCGCGCGACGGGTATATGGCGTTCATCCGGTCACCCGACAATGTGTCGGTCGAATTGCTGCAAGAAGGGGACCGGCTGGAGCCGCAGGAACCCTGGGCCAGCATGGAAAACACCGGCCATTGGTAA
- a CDS encoding tetratricopeptide repeat protein, with amino-acid sequence MSFANCAIGCAVAGLCLLNSDPVAAEQSVALSLPEARSLAVHALNGERPALASQIARGLLIADPHSAYAHYVLATAHADMGHGTDGRKSAARAYRYADNRVQKFQAAELAARLTFAEGHPTLTQLWLRRAVQNAPTPEIEEQLARDYARVRRENPFRFSITGGVKPSSNVNNGADTAQQVIDGLPFTGRLSGSAQALSGIVGTVDAVVGYRLRSTQKTRTDLSGRLFVQRVALDSGSHDLAPEARNSDFGATYADVSLRQSFAVGAAGGSADVTGSLGEYWSGGDRSYSFMRVGVGRRWQLSGSTSVSMGATLEKRFSERTSYFDSNTVSLIVGSQHRLAWGDGIGVSVNLRETDSDFVNYASQAASLRLSYSFADQIGPAVVNAGLTLGKTDYDTYFAVFDVPGGKQDYATYADVNIMLPDVDYAGFAPSVTLRAGRTRSNVSRFETSEFSVSLGFQSKF; translated from the coding sequence GTGTCTTTCGCCAATTGCGCCATCGGCTGTGCAGTGGCCGGGCTCTGCCTGCTGAACAGTGATCCTGTCGCGGCAGAGCAGTCAGTCGCGTTGTCTCTGCCCGAGGCCCGATCATTGGCGGTCCATGCGCTGAACGGTGAACGCCCTGCTCTGGCGTCGCAGATCGCGCGAGGATTGCTGATCGCAGACCCGCATTCGGCTTATGCGCATTATGTTCTGGCCACAGCGCATGCAGATATGGGGCACGGAACGGATGGGCGAAAGTCTGCGGCCCGAGCCTACCGCTATGCAGACAACAGGGTACAGAAGTTCCAGGCCGCGGAACTGGCAGCACGGCTGACCTTTGCAGAAGGGCATCCGACGCTCACTCAGCTTTGGCTTAGACGTGCCGTTCAAAACGCCCCGACCCCGGAGATAGAAGAGCAGCTTGCGCGTGACTATGCCCGTGTGCGGCGTGAGAATCCGTTTCGCTTTTCTATAACAGGCGGGGTGAAGCCCTCTAGCAATGTCAACAATGGTGCTGACACCGCACAGCAGGTGATCGACGGCTTGCCGTTTACCGGGCGGCTTAGCGGATCGGCGCAGGCCCTATCGGGTATCGTCGGTACCGTCGACGCGGTCGTCGGGTACCGTTTGCGGAGCACTCAAAAGACGCGGACGGATCTTTCGGGTCGCCTGTTTGTACAACGTGTGGCGCTTGATAGCGGGTCGCATGATTTGGCACCTGAAGCACGTAACAGTGATTTCGGAGCAACCTATGCAGATGTTTCACTTCGGCAGTCCTTCGCGGTCGGCGCGGCGGGCGGAAGCGCCGATGTAACCGGATCGCTTGGCGAATACTGGTCGGGAGGCGACCGCAGCTATTCATTCATGCGTGTTGGCGTCGGTCGCCGCTGGCAGCTGTCTGGTTCGACTTCGGTTTCCATGGGCGCGACGCTAGAAAAACGGTTTAGTGAACGAACTAGTTACTTTGACAGTAACACCGTGTCACTGATTGTAGGGTCTCAACACAGGCTCGCTTGGGGTGATGGTATCGGCGTTTCCGTCAATCTACGCGAGACCGACAGCGACTTCGTTAACTATGCCTCGCAAGCCGCATCTCTACGGTTAAGCTATAGCTTCGCCGATCAAATCGGTCCGGCGGTTGTGAACGCGGGATTAACCTTGGGAAAAACCGACTATGACACCTATTTTGCGGTTTTCGATGTCCCCGGTGGCAAGCAAGACTACGCAACCTATGCTGACGTTAACATCATGTTACCTGATGTGGACTATGCGGGGTTTGCGCCCAGTGTGACTTTACGCGCCGGACGGACGCGATCCAATGTCAGCCGGTTCGAAACGAGCGAGTTTTCCGTTTCGTTGGGATTTCAGTCAAAATTCTGA
- a CDS encoding thymidylate synthase has product MKFGTSALALCAFLAACGSGTPFNGETETDTGTDGSTGASAIPEELANDLKSFSYDPASQTLSITGITADDSEFTADYRRRPGLDRNGYEAYTAQDGSLDRHVTAYVKDIDGTRAAVVMTGGQFEQVFSGAAYSNTSYSAPVAVGSEEQGGLVTYAGNYIGLLNGAGSGEDLAPVADGTDPDPLSRQAAEVTGKVVLTGDFTDAAVAGIIYDRKVTDFDTGGTYDPNSATPFEAQNIALDSTGIADDGSFFGTASQSNNAVGEYGGIFGGTGATEVAGVIHAENHIALGGSGTPIEYGAFVLTQCGQPGEDAICDQPER; this is encoded by the coding sequence ATGAAATTCGGGACATCAGCGCTGGCGCTGTGCGCTTTTTTGGCAGCATGTGGTAGTGGCACGCCGTTTAATGGCGAGACGGAGACAGATACGGGCACTGACGGGAGCACGGGTGCCAGTGCCATTCCCGAAGAACTGGCAAACGACCTCAAGAGCTTTAGCTACGATCCGGCGTCCCAGACGCTGTCGATCACGGGTATCACCGCAGATGATAGCGAGTTCACCGCCGACTATCGCCGCCGCCCCGGCTTGGACCGCAACGGATATGAAGCCTACACCGCGCAGGACGGGTCGCTGGACCGCCACGTCACCGCATATGTGAAGGATATCGATGGCACCCGCGCAGCAGTGGTGATGACGGGCGGGCAATTCGAGCAGGTCTTTTCGGGCGCCGCATATTCCAACACCTCGTATTCAGCGCCTGTGGCCGTCGGGTCGGAGGAACAAGGTGGGCTGGTGACCTATGCGGGGAATTACATCGGGCTGCTGAACGGAGCCGGGTCCGGGGAAGACCTGGCACCGGTTGCAGACGGGACTGACCCCGACCCCCTGTCGCGTCAGGCCGCCGAAGTGACGGGCAAAGTGGTTCTGACCGGCGACTTTACCGACGCGGCGGTTGCAGGGATCATCTATGATCGCAAGGTGACCGACTTTGATACAGGCGGCACCTACGATCCCAACTCCGCCACCCCTTTCGAGGCGCAGAACATCGCGCTGGACAGCACCGGCATCGCGGACGACGGTTCGTTCTTCGGAACCGCGTCACAGTCTAACAACGCGGTCGGCGAATACGGCGGTATTTTCGGGGGCACGGGTGCCACGGAAGTTGCTGGTGTGATCCACGCCGAGAACCACATTGCGCTGGGCGGATCGGGCACACCGATCGAGTATGGCGCGTTTGTCCTGACCCAATGCGGCCAACCCGGTGAAGACGCGATCTGCGATCAGCCCGAGCGATAG
- the thyX gene encoding FAD-dependent thymidylate synthase, with translation MPISPDQQAEIDALRAEPKQTLRAVSEGMEAHLYKAIPVLDHGFVRVIDYMGDDAAICQAARVSYGRGTKSVQNDEGLIRYLMRHWHSTPFEMCEIKLHVKLPVFVARQWIRHRTANVNEYSARYSILDREFYIPEPSHVNAQSVVNNQGRGGVLEGAEAARVLEILKSDSNRAYDNYEAMIAETGPDGEPQDGLARELARMNLPSNIYTQWYWKVDLHNLFHFLRLRADAHAQYEIRVYADAICNVVADWVPAAYRAFEDYRLGGATMSNTALECIRRMVKGEEVTQETSGMSKGEWREFVGVIG, from the coding sequence ATGCCGATCAGCCCCGACCAACAAGCCGAAATCGACGCTCTGCGGGCAGAGCCGAAACAGACCCTGCGCGCCGTCTCCGAAGGGATGGAGGCGCATCTCTACAAGGCCATTCCCGTGCTCGACCACGGCTTTGTGCGCGTCATCGACTATATGGGCGACGATGCGGCGATCTGTCAGGCGGCCCGCGTCAGCTATGGGCGCGGCACGAAATCGGTGCAGAACGACGAAGGGCTGATCCGCTACCTGATGCGCCACTGGCACTCCACCCCCTTCGAGATGTGCGAGATCAAGCTCCACGTCAAACTGCCCGTCTTCGTCGCGCGCCAGTGGATCCGCCACCGCACCGCCAACGTCAACGAATACTCCGCCCGCTATTCGATCCTGGACCGCGAATTCTACATCCCCGAGCCGTCCCATGTGAACGCCCAAAGCGTGGTGAACAATCAGGGCCGCGGCGGCGTTCTTGAAGGGGCAGAGGCCGCCCGTGTGCTCGAAATCCTCAAGTCCGACAGCAACCGCGCCTATGACAATTACGAGGCGATGATCGCCGAAACCGGCCCCGACGGCGAACCCCAGGACGGTCTGGCACGAGAGCTGGCGCGGATGAACCTGCCGTCGAACATCTACACGCAATGGTATTGGAAAGTGGACCTGCACAACCTGTTCCACTTCCTGCGTCTGCGCGCCGATGCCCACGCCCAATACGAGATCCGCGTCTATGCCGATGCCATCTGCAACGTCGTCGCCGACTGGGTCCCCGCCGCCTACCGCGCCTTCGAGGATTACCGTCTAGGTGGCGCAACCATGTCCAATACAGCTCTTGAGTGTATCCGCCGGATGGTGAAGGGTGAGGAGGTCACGCAGGAGACCTCTGGCATGAGCAAGGGGGAATGGCGGGAGTTTGTTGGAGTGATTGGGTGA
- a CDS encoding type II toxin-antitoxin system HicB family antitoxin, translated as MNYKGYLGSIEVDTKENILYGKLLHIRDLVNYESESAAGLEVEFQTAVDEYLEDSKNNGIEADKPFKGSFNVRVSPELHRELAASAKKADTTLNDYIVNVLSCHRERTIADKVASIGEDQWLQFTSFNNAKIVDLKVFEKVFRGISSCQYSSASVRNVVNASETSKPGQVRSKSFVARSPSKAMGRLQ; from the coding sequence ATGAACTATAAAGGGTATCTTGGTTCCATTGAAGTGGATACCAAAGAAAATATACTTTACGGTAAGCTTCTCCACATTCGGGATCTAGTAAATTATGAATCCGAGAGCGCAGCTGGTTTGGAAGTGGAGTTTCAGACCGCTGTTGATGAATATCTAGAAGATAGTAAAAATAATGGTATTGAAGCGGATAAGCCTTTCAAGGGCTCATTCAACGTACGAGTTAGTCCGGAGTTGCATCGTGAATTGGCTGCTTCAGCCAAAAAGGCCGATACAACACTTAATGATTATATTGTTAATGTTTTGAGCTGTCATAGGGAAAGAACAATCGCTGATAAAGTCGCGTCAATAGGTGAAGATCAATGGCTTCAATTTACAAGTTTTAATAATGCTAAAATTGTTGACCTGAAGGTTTTTGAAAAAGTTTTTCGTGGGATTTCTTCTTGCCAATATTCGTCGGCGAGCGTCCGCAACGTAGTGAACGCTTCTGAAACATCGAAACCCGGTCAAGTTCGTAGCAAGAGCTTTGTTGCTCGTTCACCTTCCAAAGCAATGGGACGCCTGCAATGA
- a CDS encoding cold-shock protein, with product MPTGTVKWFNTTKGYGFIAPEGGGSDVFVHISAVERSGLTGLADEQKVSFEMSEGRDGRQMATDLELL from the coding sequence ATGCCAACGGGTACAGTCAAATGGTTTAACACCACCAAAGGATACGGGTTCATCGCGCCGGAAGGCGGCGGATCGGATGTGTTTGTCCATATCTCTGCGGTGGAACGGTCGGGGCTGACCGGACTGGCGGACGAGCAGAAAGTGTCCTTCGAGATGTCCGAGGGCCGCGATGGCCGTCAGATGGCGACGGATCTGGAACTGCTGTAA
- a CDS encoding arsenate reductase family protein, translating into MLIYGLKNCDTCRKAIKALPDAQLVDVRKDGVPADVLARAHAQFGAALVNTRSTTWRGLDDAERGTDPLELLAAHPALMKRPLIAVGEDLFLGWNDATEAKVKAAQ; encoded by the coding sequence ATGCTGATCTACGGTCTGAAAAACTGCGATACCTGCCGCAAGGCGATCAAGGCGCTGCCAGACGCGCAGCTGGTCGATGTGCGCAAGGACGGTGTCCCCGCCGACGTGCTGGCCCGCGCCCACGCGCAATTCGGCGCGGCGCTGGTCAACACCCGTTCAACCACATGGCGCGGTCTGGACGACGCGGAACGCGGCACCGATCCGCTCGAATTACTGGCGGCTCATCCTGCCTTGATGAAACGCCCCCTGATCGCGGTGGGGGAGGATCTGTTCCTCGGCTGGAACGACGCGACAGAGGCAAAGGTCAAAGCCGCGCAGTAA
- a CDS encoding DoxX family protein: protein MLKTLTLYDRATDWITAQDWLLPTLARFLFAAVLTQYFFTSGVTKLDGLFTLSTGAYVQIFPRAFEAAGYDATALSAWHGLVAYAGTLAEFVLPALIVLGLFTRFAALGMIGFVVLQSLTDLYGHGQWSALGQWFDRLPDGTILDQRGLWVLLLVVLVVKGGGPVALDRVLLARRR from the coding sequence ATGCTGAAGACTCTCACCCTTTATGATCGCGCGACCGACTGGATCACCGCGCAAGACTGGCTGCTTCCCACATTGGCGCGGTTCCTGTTCGCCGCGGTGCTGACGCAGTATTTCTTTACCTCTGGCGTGACCAAGCTTGACGGTCTGTTCACGCTTAGCACCGGTGCCTATGTCCAGATCTTTCCCCGCGCGTTCGAGGCGGCGGGCTATGACGCGACGGCGCTGTCGGCGTGGCACGGGCTGGTGGCCTATGCGGGGACGCTGGCGGAGTTCGTGCTGCCCGCGTTGATCGTTCTGGGGCTGTTCACACGGTTTGCGGCCTTGGGGATGATCGGCTTTGTGGTGCTGCAATCGCTCACCGATCTATACGGCCACGGGCAATGGAGCGCACTTGGTCAGTGGTTTGACCGTTTGCCGGACGGGACCATTCTGGACCAACGCGGGCTTTGGGTGCTGCTGCTGGTGGTGCTGGTGGTCAAGGGCGGCGGGCCGGTTGCGCTGGATCGCGTCTTGCTGGCGCGCCGCCGCTGA
- a CDS encoding HvfC/BufC N-terminal domain-containing protein codes for MTTLHRFRTPLLDPTQDRPEGLRGAAGAPADTRYDVYRNNVTHSLIGALHSAFPLVVKILGTQNFDQIAPAFVRAHPPSSPLMMHYGADFPQFLAAQPPLSKMGYLPDCARLDLALRRSYHAADSAPFDLAAFQQIAPDAMMQAQLPPARATVLLRSDWPLYDIWRFNMQADAPKPQMQAQDVLITRPDFDPAPHLLPPGGGAWFAALAGGATLDQAHDTALAAHPDFDLGAALGLCFATGAFCAKNGG; via the coding sequence ATGACCACGCTGCACCGTTTTCGGACGCCCCTGCTGGACCCGACACAGGACCGCCCCGAAGGGCTGCGCGGTGCCGCTGGCGCGCCCGCTGACACGCGCTATGACGTTTACCGCAACAACGTCACCCATTCGCTAATTGGCGCGCTGCACAGCGCCTTTCCCTTGGTGGTCAAGATTCTGGGCACGCAGAACTTCGACCAGATCGCCCCCGCCTTTGTGCGTGCGCATCCGCCGAGCTCTCCGTTAATGATGCACTATGGCGCTGATTTTCCGCAGTTTCTTGCCGCGCAACCGCCTTTGTCAAAGATGGGTTACCTGCCCGATTGCGCCCGTCTCGACCTCGCACTCCGTCGGTCCTATCACGCCGCCGACAGCGCGCCCTTCGACCTTGCCGCATTCCAGCAGATTGCGCCCGACGCGATGATGCAGGCGCAGCTGCCCCCCGCCCGCGCGACGGTGCTGCTCCGCTCCGACTGGCCGCTGTATGACATCTGGCGGTTCAACATGCAGGCGGATGCCCCCAAGCCGCAGATGCAAGCGCAGGACGTGTTGATCACCCGTCCGGACTTTGACCCCGCCCCGCATCTGTTGCCCCCCGGCGGCGGCGCATGGTTCGCCGCCTTGGCTGGGGGTGCCACGCTTGATCAGGCCCATGACACCGCGCTGGCCGCGCACCCCGATTTCGACCTTGGCGCGGCTTTGGGCCTGTGCTTTGCAACCGGCGCGTTTTGCGCAAAGAACGGCGGATAA